One window of the Streptomyces sp. NBC_00259 genome contains the following:
- the kdpB gene encoding potassium-transporting ATPase subunit KdpB, with protein sequence MHPAAPEQAPTVPGTPPAAPDPGPHRRRRRSGHGGLFDPVQLLTSFPEALRKLHPRSLVRNPVLFVVAVGSALTTLSALIHPSVFTWVVSVWLWLTVIFANLAEAVAEGRGKAQAESLRRARTDTVALRLRHWRYGTDLDRAETEAVAASDLKLFDFVLVEAGELIPADGDVVDGIAAVDESAVTGESAPVIRESGGDRSGVTGGTTVLSDRIVVRVTSRPGHSFLDRMIALVEGAARQKTPNEIALNILLAALTVVFLLVVVTLQPMAGYAGAAQSTTVLVALLVTLIPTTIGALLSAIGIAGMDRLVQRNVLAMSGRAVEAAGDVNTLLLDKTGTITLGNREAVAFVPFPGVDELVLADAAQLSSLADGTPEGRSVVVLAKRHYGLRAPAEGELSHARFVEFSARARMSGIDLSWENGAACHIRKGAAAQVIGWVESYGGSVPAEARSWSDAVSAGGGTPLVVAVHDWDGPRVLGIIHLKDVLKDGIRERFDELRRMGIRTVMITGDNPLTARAIATEAGVDDFLAEATPEDKLALIKREQADGKLVAMTGDGTNDAPALAQADVGVAMNTGTSAAKEAGNMVDLDSNPTKLIEIVEIGKQLLITRGALTTFSITNDVAKYFAIIPAMFAGSYPGLEALNIMGLHSPTSAIASAIIFNALIIVVLIPLALRGVRYTPASAHDLLRRNLAVYGLGGLVLPFVGIKLIDLLVSAIPGLGG encoded by the coding sequence ATGCATCCCGCCGCGCCCGAGCAGGCGCCCACAGTCCCGGGCACTCCCCCAGCGGCCCCCGATCCCGGACCGCACCGTCGCCGACGGCGATCCGGCCACGGCGGGCTCTTCGACCCCGTACAGCTGCTGACGTCGTTCCCCGAGGCGCTGCGCAAACTGCACCCGCGGTCGCTGGTCCGCAACCCCGTCCTCTTCGTCGTCGCCGTCGGCTCGGCGCTGACCACCCTCTCCGCGCTGATCCACCCGTCCGTCTTCACCTGGGTGGTCAGCGTCTGGCTCTGGCTGACGGTGATCTTCGCCAACCTCGCCGAGGCCGTCGCGGAGGGCCGCGGCAAGGCCCAGGCCGAGTCGCTGCGCCGCGCGCGTACGGACACCGTCGCGCTGCGGCTGCGCCACTGGCGGTACGGGACGGACCTGGACCGGGCCGAGACGGAGGCTGTCGCCGCGTCCGATCTGAAGCTCTTCGACTTCGTGCTCGTCGAGGCGGGCGAGCTGATCCCTGCCGACGGCGATGTCGTCGATGGCATCGCCGCCGTCGACGAGTCCGCCGTCACCGGCGAATCGGCCCCGGTCATCAGGGAGTCGGGAGGCGACAGATCCGGAGTGACGGGCGGTACGACCGTGCTGTCCGACCGGATCGTCGTACGGGTCACCTCCCGTCCCGGGCACTCCTTCCTGGACCGGATGATCGCCCTGGTCGAGGGCGCGGCCCGGCAGAAGACGCCGAACGAGATCGCCCTCAACATCCTTCTCGCCGCCCTGACCGTCGTGTTCCTGCTGGTCGTCGTCACCCTCCAGCCGATGGCCGGATACGCGGGTGCCGCGCAGTCCACCACCGTCCTGGTCGCCCTGCTCGTCACGCTCATCCCGACCACGATCGGCGCCCTGCTCTCCGCGATCGGCATCGCCGGCATGGACCGGCTCGTGCAGCGCAATGTGCTGGCGATGTCGGGACGGGCGGTGGAAGCGGCCGGTGACGTCAACACCCTGCTGCTCGACAAGACCGGCACCATCACCCTCGGCAACCGGGAGGCGGTCGCCTTCGTCCCGTTCCCCGGTGTCGACGAACTCGTCCTCGCGGACGCCGCCCAGCTCTCGTCGCTCGCCGACGGGACACCCGAAGGCCGTTCGGTGGTCGTCCTCGCGAAGCGGCATTACGGCCTGCGTGCCCCGGCCGAAGGGGAGCTCTCGCACGCGCGATTCGTGGAGTTCAGCGCCCGGGCCCGGATGAGCGGTATCGATCTGAGCTGGGAGAACGGCGCCGCCTGCCACATCCGCAAGGGCGCGGCCGCGCAGGTGATCGGATGGGTGGAGAGCTACGGCGGGTCCGTGCCCGCCGAGGCCCGTTCCTGGTCCGACGCCGTCTCCGCGGGCGGCGGTACTCCGCTGGTGGTGGCCGTGCACGACTGGGACGGTCCCCGCGTGCTCGGCATCATCCATCTGAAGGACGTCCTCAAGGACGGGATCCGGGAACGCTTCGACGAGCTGCGCCGCATGGGCATCCGTACGGTGATGATCACCGGCGACAACCCGCTCACCGCGCGGGCCATCGCGACGGAGGCGGGCGTCGACGACTTCCTCGCGGAGGCCACTCCCGAGGACAAACTCGCCCTCATCAAGCGGGAGCAGGCCGACGGCAAGCTCGTCGCGATGACGGGCGACGGCACCAACGACGCCCCTGCGCTGGCCCAGGCGGACGTCGGTGTGGCGATGAACACCGGTACCTCGGCCGCCAAGGAGGCCGGGAACATGGTGGACCTCGACTCCAACCCGACCAAGCTCATCGAGATCGTCGAGATCGGCAAGCAGCTCCTCATCACCCGGGGCGCGCTGACCACCTTCTCCATCACCAACGACGTGGCGAAGTACTTCGCGATCATCCCTGCGATGTTCGCGGGGAGTTACCCCGGGCTCGAAGCGCTCAACATCATGGGCCTGCACAGCCCGACCTCCGCCATCGCGTCGGCGATCATCTTCAACGCCCTGATCATCGTGGTGCTGATTCCGCTGGCCCTGCGCGGTGTGCGCTACACCCCGGCCTCCGCCCACGATCTGCTGCGGCGGAACCTGGCCGTGTACGGCCTGGGCGGCCTGGTGCTGCCGTTCGTCGGCATCAAGCTGATCGACCTGCTGGTCTCGGCGATTCCGGGGCTCGGCGGCTGA
- a CDS encoding SDR family NAD(P)-dependent oxidoreductase, translating into MPESDLSSRTVLVTGATSGIGYETARLLAERGATVLVHGRTAAEAGAAADALVATAGIDAARLCTFAADFSRLEEVETMAARVVVEHPHLDVLVNNAAIAAPERHTVTADGNELAFQVNFLAHYLLTNLLERALTSDPGGRVVNVSSSLHRTASIQWSDPNRARRYSRLAAYAQSQLALTVFAADPRVTAVSVHPGICATDLLPLYAHDGATPAKGAANIVRLCDPAVEIVNGAYYDRDQRVEPAPGATEERTVKRLTKLADVLVHPEHLNT; encoded by the coding sequence ATGCCTGAATCAGACCTTTCCTCCCGCACCGTCCTGGTGACGGGAGCCACCTCCGGCATCGGCTACGAGACCGCCCGGCTCCTCGCCGAGCGCGGTGCGACCGTCCTCGTACACGGCCGCACCGCCGCCGAGGCGGGGGCCGCGGCCGACGCTCTCGTCGCCACCGCCGGCATCGACGCGGCACGCCTGTGCACGTTCGCCGCGGACTTCTCCCGCCTCGAAGAGGTCGAGACGATGGCGGCCCGGGTGGTCGTCGAGCACCCGCACCTGGACGTCCTCGTCAACAACGCCGCCATCGCCGCCCCCGAGCGCCACACCGTCACCGCCGACGGCAACGAACTCGCCTTCCAGGTCAACTTCCTGGCGCACTACCTGCTCACCAACCTCCTCGAGCGGGCACTGACCAGCGACCCGGGCGGCCGCGTCGTCAACGTGTCCTCCTCACTGCACCGCACCGCGTCCATCCAGTGGAGCGACCCGAACCGGGCCCGCCGCTACTCCCGGCTGGCCGCCTACGCCCAGTCACAACTGGCGCTGACCGTCTTCGCCGCCGACCCACGCGTGACGGCCGTCTCCGTCCACCCCGGCATCTGCGCCACGGACCTGCTCCCCCTCTACGCCCACGACGGCGCGACACCCGCCAAGGGCGCCGCCAACATCGTGCGGCTGTGTGACCCGGCCGTCGAGATCGTCAACGGCGCCTACTACGACCGCGACCAGCGCGTCGAGCCGGCACCGGGCGCCACCGAGGAACGCACCGTCAAGCGCCTCACCAAGCTCGCGGACGTCCTCGTCCACCCGGAGCACCTGAACACCTGA
- a CDS encoding 50S ribosomal protein bL37 produces MSKRARKKRARRKKKANHGRKAGQR; encoded by the coding sequence ATGTCCAAGCGCGCACGCAAGAAGAGAGCTCGCCGCAAGAAGAAAGCGAACCACGGCCGCAAGGCCGGCCAGCGCTGA
- a CDS encoding thiolase family protein: MRDAVIVEAVRTPVGKGKPNGALAHVHPVELLAHTLRTLVERSGIDPALIDDVIGGTVDQVGEQSMNTTRYAVLSAGFPETVPATTVDRQCGSSQQAVHFAAQGVLSGAYDIVVACGVESMSRVPMWSNVPAGKDPFGPGVAERYPEGLVPQGISAELIAAKWSLTREQMDAFAVSSHHKAGTAWDAGLFDAETAPLEGLSRDESMRPSSTPEILAGLKPAYYDPGFAERFPQIGWNVTAANASPINDGASAVLITSSETAERLGLRPLARLHSFAVTGSDPILMLTGVIPATEKVLRKAGLTIDDIDLFEVNEAFSSVVLAWQQETGADLAKVNVHGGAIAIGHPLGASGTRLTTTLVHALRARGARYGLQTMCEAGGLANAMILEAVQ, encoded by the coding sequence ATGCGTGACGCCGTGATCGTAGAAGCCGTACGGACCCCGGTGGGCAAGGGCAAGCCCAACGGCGCCCTGGCCCATGTCCACCCCGTGGAACTCCTCGCACACACCCTGCGCACCCTCGTCGAGCGCTCCGGCATCGACCCGGCGCTCATCGACGACGTGATCGGCGGCACCGTCGACCAGGTCGGCGAGCAGTCCATGAACACCACCCGGTACGCCGTGCTGTCCGCGGGCTTCCCGGAGACCGTGCCCGCGACCACCGTGGACCGGCAGTGCGGCTCCTCCCAGCAGGCCGTGCACTTCGCCGCCCAGGGTGTGCTGTCGGGCGCGTACGACATCGTCGTGGCCTGCGGCGTGGAGTCCATGAGCCGTGTGCCCATGTGGTCGAACGTGCCCGCCGGCAAGGACCCCTTCGGGCCCGGAGTCGCCGAGCGCTACCCGGAGGGCCTCGTCCCCCAGGGCATCAGTGCCGAGCTGATCGCCGCGAAGTGGTCGCTCACCCGGGAGCAGATGGACGCCTTCGCCGTGTCCTCCCACCACAAGGCCGGAACCGCGTGGGACGCCGGCCTGTTCGACGCCGAGACGGCCCCGCTGGAGGGCCTCTCGCGCGACGAGTCCATGCGGCCGTCCAGCACCCCCGAGATCCTCGCCGGTCTCAAGCCCGCCTACTACGACCCCGGCTTCGCGGAGCGGTTCCCGCAGATCGGCTGGAACGTCACCGCCGCCAACGCGAGCCCGATCAATGACGGCGCCTCGGCGGTGCTCATCACCAGCAGCGAGACCGCGGAGCGTCTCGGCCTGCGTCCGCTCGCCCGGCTGCACAGCTTCGCGGTCACGGGCTCCGACCCCATCCTCATGCTCACCGGAGTCATCCCCGCCACCGAGAAGGTGCTGCGCAAGGCGGGTCTGACGATCGACGACATCGACCTCTTCGAGGTGAACGAGGCCTTCTCCAGCGTCGTCCTGGCCTGGCAGCAGGAGACGGGGGCCGACCTCGCCAAGGTCAACGTGCACGGCGGTGCCATCGCCATCGGTCACCCGCTGGGCGCGAGCGGCACCCGGCTGACGACCACCCTGGTGCACGCGCTCCGCGCGCGGGGAGCACGGTACGGCCTGCAGACGATGTGCGAGGCGGGCGGACTCGCCAACGCGATGATCCTCGAGGCGGTCCAGTAG
- a CDS encoding RidA family protein, with translation MARAITLIRSASLSDVAEYAYAATAPADSRLIFLAGACPLNDDGSTAAIGDYAGQALKAVENMQAALTASGASLQDVISTRVLVASARREDLVAAWGVVRDSFADHDVPSTLMGVTVLGYKDQLVEIEAVAAVLDS, from the coding sequence GTGGCTCGTGCCATCACCTTGATCCGCTCCGCCTCCCTGTCCGACGTCGCTGAGTACGCCTACGCAGCCACGGCGCCCGCCGACTCCCGCCTGATCTTCCTCGCCGGGGCGTGTCCACTCAACGACGACGGCTCGACGGCAGCGATCGGGGACTACGCAGGTCAGGCATTGAAAGCCGTTGAGAACATGCAGGCTGCTCTCACTGCCTCCGGCGCCTCGCTCCAGGACGTCATCAGTACAAGAGTTCTTGTCGCATCGGCTCGGCGGGAGGATTTGGTGGCTGCCTGGGGGGTAGTCCGGGACTCGTTCGCTGATCACGACGTCCCCAGCACCTTGATGGGCGTCACTGTGCTGGGCTATAAGGACCAGCTCGTCGAGATCGAGGCCGTGGCCGCCGTACTCGACTCTTGA
- a CDS encoding SUKH-4 family immunity protein: MDSLIKAHGKSWSRKSGMNSPVTYGDLTGLYGLDGVVLYPIQDGGPLDAATAQFLGSVGLPSDRLFTSRAGVTGDERDPYELHALFALDNRYCPEESRGWQVLGYLPAALVTLDPSSEAVYVFQESGHDYQLAHRDIAALVHCLTEFRKLEEAYKEPTPDVDGLVDAFRKAVNAFDPTPLNDPESEWNRMLEEVLEEMW, from the coding sequence ATGGACAGCCTCATCAAGGCTCACGGAAAGAGCTGGAGTAGAAAGAGCGGCATGAATTCCCCTGTAACCTATGGCGACCTGACTGGGCTTTATGGGCTGGATGGCGTGGTGCTCTACCCCATCCAAGACGGGGGTCCACTCGACGCTGCGACCGCTCAGTTCCTTGGGTCTGTCGGCCTGCCGAGCGACAGGCTTTTCACCTCCCGCGCTGGGGTGACGGGAGACGAGCGGGACCCCTACGAGTTGCACGCTCTCTTCGCTCTCGACAATCGCTACTGCCCTGAGGAGTCTCGGGGTTGGCAGGTCCTCGGCTACCTGCCCGCAGCCCTCGTGACTCTTGACCCCTCTTCGGAGGCGGTGTACGTCTTCCAGGAAAGCGGACATGACTACCAGCTCGCGCACCGCGACATCGCCGCACTCGTGCACTGCCTGACCGAATTCCGGAAACTCGAAGAAGCTTACAAGGAACCCACCCCCGATGTCGATGGCCTGGTCGACGCATTCCGTAAAGCAGTCAACGCATTCGATCCGACTCCGCTGAACGACCCCGAGTCTGAATGGAACCGCATGCTCGAGGAAGTGCTTGAGGAAATGTGGTAG
- a CDS encoding methyltransferase domain-containing protein: MAIGVSLETGTASIPESIKDYYGKVLQSSDDLQTSACCAAEAPPQHVRDALKDVHEEVQDRFYGCGSPIPAALEGITVLDLGCGSGRDCYVLSKLVGPEGRVIGVDMTDEQLAVARRHVDYHAEKFGYANVEFKQGYIEDLQSIGIADDSVDLVVSNCVLNLSPDKPRVFAEIMRVLKPGGELYFSDVFADRRIPAELMEDPVLLGECLSGALYVEDFRRVMAESGSADTRIVSSSPLEISTPEIARKIGFVTFSSLTVRAFKLPLEDRCEDYGQIAVYRGTFPEHPHSFDLDDHHRFHTGKPEPVCGNTADMLSRSRYGAHFEVIGDKSTHFGLFPCGPSDQAAAGRSQAGGSGCC, encoded by the coding sequence ATGGCGATCGGCGTTTCCCTCGAGACCGGCACCGCTTCCATCCCGGAGTCGATCAAGGACTACTACGGCAAGGTTCTGCAGTCCTCCGATGATCTTCAGACATCCGCCTGCTGCGCCGCTGAGGCGCCGCCGCAGCACGTCAGGGACGCCCTCAAGGACGTGCACGAGGAGGTCCAGGACCGGTTCTACGGTTGTGGGTCCCCGATCCCGGCGGCGCTAGAGGGGATCACGGTGCTTGATCTCGGATGCGGGAGCGGGCGGGACTGCTATGTGCTCTCCAAGCTCGTCGGGCCGGAAGGGCGGGTCATTGGTGTCGATATGACCGACGAGCAGCTCGCTGTGGCGAGGCGGCATGTGGACTACCACGCGGAGAAGTTTGGCTACGCCAATGTGGAGTTCAAGCAGGGCTACATCGAGGACCTTCAGTCCATCGGCATCGCCGACGACTCGGTGGACCTGGTTGTTTCCAACTGCGTGCTGAACCTGTCTCCGGACAAGCCGCGCGTCTTCGCGGAGATCATGCGGGTCCTGAAGCCGGGCGGTGAGCTGTACTTCTCCGATGTCTTCGCCGACCGCCGCATTCCTGCCGAGCTGATGGAGGACCCGGTCCTGCTCGGCGAGTGTCTGAGCGGTGCGCTGTACGTGGAGGACTTCCGCCGCGTCATGGCGGAGTCGGGCAGCGCGGACACGCGCATCGTGTCCAGCTCTCCGCTGGAGATCAGCACTCCGGAGATCGCGAGGAAGATCGGCTTCGTCACCTTCTCCTCGCTGACCGTCCGGGCGTTCAAGCTGCCGTTGGAGGACCGTTGCGAGGACTACGGCCAGATCGCCGTCTACCGTGGCACCTTCCCGGAGCACCCGCACAGCTTCGACCTCGATGACCATCACCGCTTCCACACCGGCAAGCCCGAGCCGGTCTGCGGCAATACCGCGGACATGCTCAGCCGGTCCCGCTACGGGGCGCACTTCGAGGTGATCGGCGACAAGTCGACGCACTTCGGTCTGTTCCCGTGCGGTCCGTCGGACCAGGCGGCTGCCGGCCGGTCCCAGGCGGGGGGCTCCGGCTGCTGCTGA
- a CDS encoding ArsI/CadI family heavy metal resistance metalloenzyme has translation MSRVQLALRVPDLDASVAFYTKLFGTEPAKRRDGYANFAIAEPPLKLVLIEGDSDADEATRLDHLGVEVDTTDAVHAATSRLAEAGLATTEENDTTCCYALQDKVWVHGPGQEPWEVYVVKADADTLNKQQGSTCRCGDPASTGSGADEPMTAGCC, from the coding sequence ATGTCCCGCGTACAGCTCGCCCTCCGCGTCCCCGACCTCGACGCGTCAGTGGCCTTCTACACCAAGCTCTTCGGCACCGAGCCCGCCAAGCGCCGCGACGGCTACGCCAACTTCGCCATCGCCGAGCCCCCGCTGAAGCTCGTCCTCATCGAAGGCGACAGCGACGCGGACGAGGCGACGCGCCTGGACCACCTCGGCGTCGAGGTCGACACCACCGACGCCGTCCACGCCGCCACCAGCCGCCTCGCCGAGGCGGGCCTGGCCACCACCGAGGAGAACGACACCACCTGCTGCTACGCCCTCCAGGACAAGGTCTGGGTCCACGGCCCCGGCCAGGAACCATGGGAGGTCTACGTAGTCAAGGCCGACGCAGACACGCTCAACAAGCAGCAGGGAAGCACCTGTCGCTGCGGCGATCCGGCCTCCACAGGCTCCGGCGCAGACGAACCGATGACGGCGGGCTGCTGCTGA
- a CDS encoding FAD-dependent oxidoreductase — MTEVSTEALPIVVIGAGPIGLAAAAHLVERGLEPLVLEAGDAAGAAVREWSHVRLFSTWAEVVDPAAEKLLAPTGWVSPDGATYPTGGDWAEHYLQPLADVLGDKVRFGARVTGVSRLGRDRVVDADREQQPFTVHNLGADGTEERITARAVIDASGTWATPSPIGGDGLPALGERTASDRISYRVPNLKAPAVRARYAGKRTAVIGSGASAFTALAYLADLAKDTPDTHAVWILRRGIGGSTFGGGEADQLPARGALGLAAKAAVENGYADTVTGFRTEAVERNVDGRLVLVAEDGRRLDAVDEIIVLTGFRPDLSFVSELRLGLDERLQAPVELAPLIDPNVHSCGTVYPHGVNALSHPEKDVYLVGMKSYGRAPTFLAMTGYEQVRSIAAALAGDQEAAERVELTLPETGVCGGAGLFDEPEAAQAGDGGGCCAAPSTLQIGIGAPAAASGGC, encoded by the coding sequence ATCACCGAGGTGTCCACCGAAGCCCTGCCCATCGTGGTCATCGGGGCCGGCCCGATCGGCCTGGCCGCTGCCGCACACCTCGTTGAGCGGGGCCTGGAACCCCTGGTTCTGGAGGCCGGTGACGCCGCAGGTGCCGCTGTGCGTGAGTGGAGCCACGTGCGGCTCTTTTCCACCTGGGCCGAGGTGGTCGACCCGGCCGCCGAGAAGCTCCTGGCCCCCACCGGCTGGGTCAGCCCGGACGGTGCGACCTACCCGACCGGCGGCGACTGGGCGGAGCATTACCTCCAGCCGCTGGCCGACGTCCTTGGCGACAAGGTCCGCTTCGGCGCCCGTGTCACTGGCGTCTCCCGCCTCGGCCGCGACCGTGTTGTGGACGCCGACCGCGAGCAGCAGCCCTTCACCGTGCACAACCTCGGCGCCGACGGCACCGAGGAGCGGATCACCGCCCGCGCGGTCATCGACGCCTCCGGCACCTGGGCCACCCCCAGCCCCATCGGCGGCGACGGCCTCCCGGCTCTCGGCGAGCGCACCGCGTCCGACCGCATCTCCTACCGCGTCCCGAACCTCAAGGCCCCGGCCGTCAGGGCGCGCTACGCGGGCAAGCGCACCGCCGTCATCGGCTCCGGCGCCTCCGCCTTCACCGCCCTCGCCTACCTGGCCGACCTCGCCAAGGACACCCCGGACACGCACGCCGTGTGGATCCTGCGGCGCGGCATCGGCGGATCCACCTTCGGCGGCGGCGAAGCCGACCAGCTCCCCGCCCGCGGCGCACTGGGCCTCGCCGCCAAGGCCGCCGTCGAGAACGGATACGCCGACACCGTCACCGGCTTCCGTACCGAGGCAGTCGAGCGCAATGTCGACGGGCGGCTGGTGCTGGTGGCCGAGGACGGACGCCGCCTGGACGCAGTCGACGAGATCATCGTCCTCACCGGCTTCCGGCCCGACCTCTCCTTCGTCTCCGAGCTGCGCCTCGGTCTCGACGAGCGCCTCCAGGCCCCCGTCGAGCTGGCACCGCTGATCGACCCGAACGTCCACTCCTGCGGCACCGTCTACCCCCACGGGGTCAACGCGCTCTCCCACCCGGAGAAGGACGTCTACCTCGTCGGCATGAAGTCCTACGGCCGCGCCCCGACGTTCCTCGCCATGACCGGCTACGAGCAGGTCCGCTCCATCGCCGCCGCACTCGCCGGCGACCAGGAGGCCGCCGAGCGTGTGGAGCTGACCCTCCCGGAGACGGGCGTGTGCGGCGGTGCCGGACTCTTCGACGAGCCCGAGGCCGCCCAGGCCGGCGACGGCGGCGGCTGCTGCGCCGCGCCCAGCACGCTCCAGATCGGCATCGGCGCCCCGGCAGCCGCATCGGGCGGCTGCTGA
- a CDS encoding NAD(P)-binding domain-containing protein, whose protein sequence is MERLDVAIIGGGQSGLAAAHAVRQQGLAPVVLEASAKPCGSWPHYYDSLTLSSPARYSSLPGLPFGGDPDRYPHRDEVVAHLQRYADRLDAGIRTGHRVTDARARTD, encoded by the coding sequence ATGGAACGCCTCGATGTCGCGATCATCGGCGGCGGGCAGTCCGGCCTCGCCGCCGCACATGCCGTGCGTCAGCAGGGCTTGGCCCCGGTGGTCCTGGAAGCCTCCGCAAAGCCGTGCGGTTCCTGGCCGCACTACTACGACAGCCTCACGCTCTCCTCTCCCGCGAGGTACAGCTCCCTGCCGGGCCTGCCCTTCGGTGGCGACCCCGACCGGTATCCGCACCGGGACGAGGTGGTCGCCCACTTGCAGCGGTACGCGGACCGCCTGGACGCCGGGATCCGCACCGGGCATCGCGTGACCGATGCCCGGGCAAGGACGGACTGA
- a CDS encoding NAD(P)-binding domain-containing protein: MSARAVVAATGSFGRPNRPTLPGLDSFTGTLLHATEYRAPEPFARQRVVVVGAGNSAVQVATELATRARVSLTSRAPVAWLKQHPLGGKDLPFWLKVTGLDIAPLGRFQRDPATMPVIDDGRYRAALVAGAPDRRPMFTGISGPKVTWRDGTVEHVDAIVLATGYKPDLGYLAPLGALDGTGAPVTATASRSLTPGSRTWGWSGSGACPPPRCVAWAATPSASHAASPRTSPGRSGRRDPWALGSTCVNIDVCRMWMCCRWWDPRLPRPRCPAARR, from the coding sequence ATGTCCGCTCGCGCAGTCGTGGCGGCCACCGGCAGCTTCGGCCGGCCGAACCGGCCGACCCTGCCCGGACTGGACTCCTTCACCGGGACCCTCCTCCATGCCACGGAGTACCGGGCGCCCGAGCCCTTCGCCCGGCAGCGGGTCGTGGTCGTCGGCGCCGGCAACTCGGCCGTGCAGGTCGCCACCGAACTCGCCACGCGTGCCCGCGTCAGCCTGACCAGCCGGGCCCCGGTCGCTTGGCTCAAACAGCACCCCCTGGGCGGCAAAGACCTGCCCTTCTGGCTGAAGGTCACCGGGCTGGACATCGCCCCGCTCGGCCGCTTCCAGCGCGATCCGGCCACCATGCCCGTCATCGACGACGGCCGATACCGGGCGGCGCTCGTCGCGGGTGCGCCGGATCGGCGCCCGATGTTCACCGGCATCAGCGGGCCCAAGGTGACCTGGCGGGACGGCACCGTCGAGCACGTCGACGCGATCGTCCTGGCCACCGGCTACAAGCCCGACCTCGGCTACCTCGCACCCCTGGGCGCACTCGACGGGACGGGCGCCCCCGTCACCGCGACGGCATCTCGGTCACTCACCCCAGGCTCGCGTACGTGGGGCTGGAGTGGCAGCGGAGCCTGTCCTCCGCCTCGCTGCGTGGCGTGGGCCGCGACGCCCAGCGCATCACACGCCGCCTCGCCGCGCACCTCGCCCGGTCGTAGCGGACGCCGCGACCCCTGGGCGCTTGGTTCGACATGTGTCAACATAGACGTATGTCGAATGTGGATGTGCTGCCGCTGGTGGGATCCGAGGCTCCCGAGGCCGCGGTGCCCTGCTGCCCGCCGCTGA
- a CDS encoding ArsR/SmtB family transcription factor, with translation MSNVDVLPLVGSEAPEAAVPCCPPLTERPLTAEEAVRAAAMFKALGDPVRLRLFSLVAAHEGGEACVCDISDVGVSQPTVSHHLKKLKEAGLLASERRGTWVYYRVEPSVLAAMGQMLRHYGA, from the coding sequence ATGTCGAATGTGGATGTGCTGCCGCTGGTGGGATCCGAGGCTCCCGAGGCCGCGGTGCCCTGCTGCCCGCCGCTGACCGAGCGCCCGCTGACAGCGGAGGAAGCCGTACGGGCGGCCGCGATGTTCAAGGCGCTGGGCGACCCGGTCCGGCTGCGTTTGTTCTCCCTCGTCGCCGCGCACGAGGGCGGCGAGGCGTGCGTCTGCGACATCTCCGACGTCGGCGTCTCCCAGCCCACCGTCTCCCACCACCTCAAGAAGCTGAAGGAAGCCGGCCTGCTCGCCTCGGAGCGGCGGGGCACCTGGGTGTACTACCGGGTCGAACCGTCCGTCCTGGCCGCGATGGGCCAGATGCTGCGGCACTACGGCGCCTGA